The genomic interval TTGCCGTCTTCGGCGTCGGGTCGCGGGCCTACGGGGAGACGTtcaacgccgccgccaggaGCTTCTCGCGGTGGCTGCGCGCGCTCGGCGCCGTCGAGGTGGTCTCCATTGGGGAGGGCGACGTGGACGGCGGGGATCTCGAGGTCGCATTCGAGGAGTGGTGTGGGAGGGTGGTGAGGGTGGTGAAGGGGGAGGAGATCAGGGAGGAAACCAAGGGGGATAGCGATGGCTTTGATGAGATAGAATTGGAAGAGGAGGATTCCGATTAtgacgaggaagaggaggtggaTGGCAGGGAGGTTGACATGGAGGACATTGCCGGGAAGGCGCAGGCAAGGAGGCAGAATGGGAAGGTTGAGGGGGCTTTGTCCAATGGCGGGGAGAATGGTCCGAGGGATATGGTCACTCCAATCATCAGGGCGAGCTTAGAGAAGCAAGTGAGCAACCATGTTTTAATACATTTTACTAATTATACATAATGTACAATTCGTGTTACATTTAGGAGTTTTAGGCCACAAGGAATATCTTGATCACATATGCTCATATCCGACTTACTTTGCAGAGCTAGTTAACATCTCACTGTTCTTATTTGTCGTTCATGTGCTTGGTGCATATAGTTTTTATTCTGCTCGATCTGATCAGTAGTCTATAATACAAACCAACACCTTTGTTGCAGGGTTACAAAATTATCGGTTCTCACAGCGGGGTGAAGATTTGTAGATGGACAAAATCACAGCTCCGAGGCCGGGGAGGGTGTTACAAGCACTCATTTTATGGCATCGAAAGTCACAGGTGAAAATTTTGCTTCTGTCACAGTGTATGCAGAATGCTTGTTAGTGGCTGGAAACTGCAGTTGCCCTATGTTTATCTTAGttcttattttttcacttaGAATGTTAGATGTTGTATTAGAAAAATCAATAATTTATACTGCATGTGAAGTTGAGAACATAATGCACTGTAGGTtacatattttgattttgattttttttgctcaTTTTGGCAGATGCATGGAAGCAACTCCAAGTCTGGCATGTGCAAATAAGTGTGTATTTTGTTGGAGGCATCACACCAATCCTGTTGGGAAGAGTTGGAAATGGAAAATGGATGATCCTCTTGACATTGTTAATACTGCAATCGACCAACACACAAAAATGGTTAAGCAGATGAAAGGGGTACCAGGTATGCATGTATCTGAAgccatatataaagttttcatGGGTTGTGAGGCATGCGTTATATATTGTACTGTACAAACAACGAGTTAAAACCATTGATTATTAGACTCTGACCATTCCATTGCCTGCAACCTTTATTTGCATATGTGGAAAACAGCATGAACAGGTTCCCTCACATATTCTTTAAGAAACCACATCCAAATGCCAAATAAGGGATTTCGAAATGTATCAGACGTGAAACttagaaattttgttttgtgaatACTAGCAAGAGCAGATTTTATACTATCTGTAAAACCTCAATATAGAGTTTCTGGCAAGAATGTTAGTTAGCCAGTCATGGATCAGCAAGCGATACCATTGTAGTCTTTAttggctaaaaataattatgctGCTTCATGCTTTTTTCAGGAGTAAAACCAGAGAGGCTGGCAGAGGGTCTATCCCCCAGACATTGTGCATTATCTCTGGTTGGTGAACCAATTATGTATCCGGAGATAAATGTTCTGGTTGGCGAGCTACACCGCAGACACATATCTACATTTCTCGTTACAAATGCCCAGTTTCCTGATAAAATTAAGACACTTAAACCAATCACTCAGGTTATATTCGAATTGAGATCTATTTTGGCATTTGAGTGCTAAGAGCAACAAGTTTTAGAGATAAATGTGTGTGCATGGTTGCAGCTTTATGTCAGTGTCGATGCAGCTACAAAGGAAAGCTTGAAGGCTGTCGACAGGCCATTGTTTTCAGACTTCTGGGAGCGCTTTCTGGTAATGCAGAAATATTTCCAGATGTACATCATGAACATAAGGCTTGCCAATACTGATCTGTGTTATCCTTTGTGCTATGTACTTCGGTTCTGCCCTAGGATTCTCTGAAGTCCCTGCATGAGAAAGACCAACGAACTGTCTACCGTCTGACATTGGTTAAAGGCTGGAATGTAGAAGAGATAGATGCTTACGCAAAATTACTAAACCTCGGCCAACCTGATTTCATTGAAATCAAGGGTGTAACATATTGTGGCTCGTAAGTGCCTTTTTAATCTTCTTGCATGTTGATTGTAGCATTCCTCTTCAATTGCTTATTTAGTCAACTGATATTTTGCGACGATGCATCCAGGTCAACAACTTCCAAGTTGACGATGGAAAATGTCCCTTGGCACTCTGATGTAAAAGAATTCTCCGAGGCTTTGGCATTAAAAAGCGGTGGTGTGTACGAAGTAGCTTGTGAGCATGCTCATTCATGCTGTGTTCTACTTGCAAAGGTTGATAAGTTCAAGATCAACGGCAAATGGCATACCTGGATAGATTATGATCGATTCCATGATCTGGTGAGCTTTTCCTCAAGAATAACTATTGTGCGACATAGACAAGAAGATAATTCATGTATGTTAATTCGCTTCATTAACCAATGCAGGTGACATCTGGAAAACCGTTTAAGAGCCAGGACTACATGGCTCTGACACCTTCATGGGCTGTCTATGGTGCAGA from Oryza brachyantha chromosome 3, ObraRS2, whole genome shotgun sequence carries:
- the LOC111828519 gene encoding uncharacterized protein LOC111828519; translated protein: MEDIAGKAQARRQNGKVEGALSNGGENGPRDMVTPIIRASLEKQGYKIIGSHSGVKICRWTKSQLRGRGGCYKHSFYGIESHRCMEATPSLACANKCVFCWRHHTNPVGKSWKWKMDDPLDIVNTAIDQHTKMVKQMKGVPGVKPERLAEGLSPRHCALSLVGEPIMYPEINVLVGELHRRHISTFLVTNAQFPDKIKTLKPITQLYVSVDAATKESLKAVDRPLFSDFWERFLDSLKSLHEKDQRTVYRLTLVKGWNVEEIDAYAKLLNLGQPDFIEIKGVTYCGSSTTSKLTMENVPWHSDVKEFSEALALKSGGVYEVACEHAHSCCVLLAKVDKFKINGKWHTWIDYDRFHDLVTSGKPFKSQDYMALTPSWAVYGAEEGGFDPDQSRYKKERRHGAAAHKD